The Nitrospiria bacterium sequence CAAGTCGGCCCGGATTCCGGGGTATTCATGGTGGAGAAGCCAATCGATCCTTCCCTCCTCCACGATGGTCCAAAGGTTCCGGGCAAGCATGGGTTCCAAAAAGAGTTTAAATAACCCTGTCAGGTTTGACGGGAGGGCACCTTCGGGGGCTTTTATTATTGTTTTATCCAAAGATTTAAATAGTTCGGGTGGGATTTTTTCATAGGTCCCGAACTCTAAATGGGCGGCTTCGTGGAGGACCATGACCTTATAAAACCTAAAATTTTCCTCAATTGTGGGAAAAGCCATTATTTTGTCTGGGAGTGTGATGGTTTCACCGGAATGGGAGGGGGTCCCAATGCCATCTGCTCCTGAACGGATTTCTACCGGTTTCCCGCAGATTCCTTCCGCAAACAACCGAAGGGTCCGGGAGACCTCCCTAAGAAAAAGTCCATGGAAAAGGTTTTTGGCCGTGTCCTGGGACACTTTCAAACGCATGGAGAAATAGCCTTTGGCTCCTTCAGGGCTTTTTTTGGCTATTCGGATTCCTTTTTCAGCCCATTCTTGAAATTTCGGAATGGATCCTTCAAGCATTTTTAAAACAACGTACCCATTCATAAAGAAATCAACCAGGGCGAACGGAGCAACGTGTGCCAATTGCCCTGCAAGGTCGAAAATTGTTTCCTCATTTTCATAGGGCGCAAAAACAGAGAAAAGGGCGGGGGATTGCCTAAAAAATTCCATGGCGATTTTTCCGGAACCCTTTGCAAGGGTCTGGGTCAGGTTTAATGCTTTGGACCGAAGAAAGTGAGATGGAATTTTTCCAAGGGCTTCGGGACTTAAACGGAAAAACTCAATGCTGAGGAAGTCCTTTGTTTTTAGATCTTCCAACGCCAATAAAAGTCCGACTCGACCCCAGTTTTCCAGTTGATAGACCCCAATAAACGGCAAAAGAGAAGGAGATTCCTTGAAATATTCAATGGCAGTTCCGTATTCTTCTTTTCCGATTTCCAATCCAAGGTTTGCCCAGGTGGTCATTTGCTCGCTAGTGAGTTGGTGGATCACTCGGGGGCACTGCCTGAAAAATTCCAGCGCGATTCCATAATTTTGCTCCGCCAGATGGGTGCCGCATTTAAAAATTTCTCCGAGGGAAAAATTCTTTTTACATGCCTCAATACTGGCAGGGCTTTCACGGAAAAATTTGATGGCAGCGGTGGCGGAGGTTTGGGCAATCCGGGTTCCGAATTGAACCCAGAGAATCATCTCTTCCCGGGAAAGCATGGGCGCTACCAAGGGAGCATGGGCCATAAAGGCATTGGCTGCCTTTTCGGATATTTGGGAAATAAAAAAACCGAATTGCTGGATGTTGGAATCTTCTGAATTCATGGGGAACGGGTTGGATGAAGGTTATAAGATGGTCGAGACGATTTCTCGAATACTCCTTTGCATTTCCTGGTCATCGGTGATGGGCTGAACAATGGCAACTTCGCAGGCGGTTCGAGGATGTATGCCTTTTTGAATCATTTGCCCCGCATAGATGAGCAGCCGGGTGCTGACTCCTTCCTCTAAGCCATAATGTTTCAGATTCCGGATTTTTTCCCCGATCTTTACAAGGCTTTTCGCCAATTCTTTGGAAACCTGTGTTTCATGCATAACAATTTCCGCCTCCGGTTCTGCGGGAGGATAATTAAATTCGAGGGAAATAAAACGTTGTTTGGTGCTTTGTTTGAGATCCTTGAGAGCGCTCTGGTAACCCGGGTTATAAGAGATAATCAGCATGAACTCATCTCGGGCTTCGATGATTTGTCCTTTTTTCTCAATGGGTAAGACCCGTCGGGCATCTGTCAGTGGATGAATCACAACGGTGGTGTCCTTCCGGGCCTCTACCACCTCATCCAGATAACATAGAGCCCCATGTTTCGCCGCGAGGGTTAAAGGACCGTCTACCCAGATGGTTTCCTCTCCTTTGAGGAGAAATCTCCCCAATAAATCCGAAGCGGTCAGGTCTTCGTGGCATGCGACTGTGATCAAGGGCAGTTTAAGTTGGTAGGCCATGTACTCCACAAAGCGGGTTTTTCCGCATCCCGTAGGTCCCTTTAACATCAGAGGCACCCGGGATTCGTGGGCAGTGCGAAAGAGGATGACCTCATCCCCAACGGGCAGATAGTAGGGGGGATGGGTAATCCGGAAATTTTCAATGTTTTGTTCCTGGCCCTTATGGTTGTCTGCCATGTTCTCCCTTTGTCCGTTTAACAAATTTTAGAAAAGCCATTATAACTGCTTTGAATAGGGAAAACAATGAGGTAGAGAAATTTGTAATACACCCTTTTTTATATTTTTTCCTTTATTCGGGAAGATTGCATTTTCCCATGTGTTCTAGGAATCCCTAAATTGACAGGTCATTTATCGGTGCTATCTTTAATACTTGGTGAGGAATGGAGGGTTTCTCAACGGTGTTTCTCTGCCTTCCCGCACCCATTCCAGCCCATTTAAAACTTTATGTTCCGGAGGGAAAAAATGTTAAAAATAAAAATGGGTTCTTTGATCGGAATTTTTTTGTCCTTATTTTTTTTGCTGCTGGGGGGGGAGGGGGTTGCTTTAGATAACTTCCTGGTTGGGCCCCGTGCAATGGGGATGGCGGGAGCCAACGTTGCATCGGTTTCGGATACCACTGCCCAATATTATAACCCTGCCGCCTTCGGGTTTTTTTCTTATAAAGATTCCAATGGTGATCAAATGGTTTCCGATAACAACGGTTTAAACCGAAAAGATTGGGGTTTGGATGCCAATGCGGGTGCGGGGTACCGGTTGCATCAGGACTTTGGAAGTTTTCTGGATAACCTTTCAAAGATTGATCATGATGGGTTGAGTACAACGGGGATCCAAAATCAAACGGACCTTACCAATCTGGTTAATCTAGTGAATGATTTGGCGGGCTTAGATGATCCTGGGAATGCCATTACCGTAGATGCAACGGGGGGATTCGGGTTTAGGGTTTTACATTTTGGTATCGGCGCCCGTATGTTTTCCCAAGCCACAGGCCGTGTTCTCAATTTAGACACCACCAATTTGGGAATCAATTTAACCGGTGCAGATCTGAGTGCGGATATTAACAGCGTCACGATTACCGGAAACGATGGTTTAACCACTCTTTTTACTCCTGCACAGCAGGCCCAGCTCAGCACCGCGGGTTTGGATGCGGCCGCCATTCAGCAGTTAGATTTTTTGGCCAGACAACAGGGGGTTCAAGCGGATCAGGTTCAGGGGGTGGCGGATATTTTGGCCAGTGTGTCTACCCAATCCGGAGGAACGACGCTTCAGAGTAATACCACCACAGCTGTCCTGCAGGGGTTGGCCCTGTTGGAAATTCCGATTTCCTATGGTTATGCGTTAAATGATCATTGGTCTTTCGGGGGTAGCTTGAAGCTGATGAGGGGCCGGGTGTATGGGACACAAATTGTGGTATTTGATAAGGATTCAGGGGATATCATTGAGAGTGCCGATGATAATTATGAGGATTCTTTTGATGTTGGAATCGATCTGGGCGTAATGGGCCGGTACCGAATGGTTAACCTGGGTCTTGTTGCTCGAAATCTAAATAGTCCCTCCTTCGATGGGCCAACGGTGAATGGTACAAAGTTTGATGATATAACGGTTGACCCCCAGGTTACCGCAGGAATTGCATTCATTCCTTTTCAAACATTGACCCTGGAGAGCGATTTTGATTTAACGGAAAACGAAACCAGTTTTCCCGGGTATCAAACCCGAAACCTTTCCTTCGGTTTGGAATGGGATGTATTTCGAATTTTGGCGTTGCGGGCCGGGACCTATAAAAATTTGGCCGAAGATGATATCGGCTGGGTCTACACTGCAGGAGTCGGGTTAAATTTATGGCTCGTTCGTTTTGATATTGCCGGGGCCTTAACCGATGATAAAGAGAATTTCGATGGTGAAAGTATTCCAAAAGAGGTTCGTGTCGCCGCTCAACTCAGTGTTGATTTTTAGCCGTTTTATCTATCCCACAGTTTAATTTAATCACTCCAAGACCTACTTGTCCCTTCTTTCTTCCTCTAAAAAATATCCTTTCTTTAAAGTTCTTTATGGGGCTTCTAAAAGGATAGTTTGACAGCCTGGGTCGAACTTGGTAGCCTCACCGCGTCAGTTGAGGGATTTGATGGAATTCAAACCCAAAAGACCGCTCGATATTACCATTTTCGGGATCCTGTTTCTTTTAAGTGCTCCCATGGAGCTCGGGAACATCATGTCCACGGGTTGGACCTATGATCCCAAATTTTTTGGGTTCAAAATGACCGGGGTAGCCGGAAAGATAATTCTGGTGGCACAACCACTTTTGCATATTGCCATCGGGTATGGGTTCCTGACCCTCCGGAAATGGGCGGTTTACCTTTCCCTTTTCTATGCGGCGGACGTGCTCACCAGTGCCATTTCTAGTTTTATTTTAATCGGCTATGGCCGTGTTAGAACCATTTTTATCGTTGTGTTGGTTCCTTTTGTTATATACATCCTTGCTAGAAGGCGATTTTTTGTACGGTAAAAGATAGGGTAAAGGAGAGAAAAACAGGTGCGTGAGGTGAGTATCCGGGTTTGATTAAAACTCTTTTAATAAATCCTGTTTTTTTTCTGAATATTCTTCTTCGCTAATGAGGCCTTCCTCCCTCCATTGTTTTAAGGTTCTAAGACGTTCTTCAAGAGAGGGTTCTCCTTTGGGGGCAGAAGGAAGGGTTAGGTTCAAATGAACCTTGGGGGTTTTCTCCTCTTGTGCAGGGCTGGGGCTTTGTAAAAGCTGGGTATAATCGATGGCCAGCCAACGCCCGTTCAGTTTTTCTTCCTCAATTTCATGGAGTTTTTGAAAAGAACTCGGGGTCAGTGAAACATTTCCGATATCTTTTGTGTTGAGAGGATTGTCCACCCCCACGCTTGGTTTTTGGATCCGGTCATTGATTTCCCGGTAAATATCTGTTCTTTTGACCCCTGGAATGTACCGGTAATTTCCAAGAATAAAATGAAGCCGATCATTTTTTGCAAACAGGACCCCTGTGGATCTTCCTCCCCTAAAAACAGAAACCCGGTGATCCAACTGAAAATGAATTTTGTCCTTTGGAGTGGCTTGGCCAAAAGCCCGGGCCATGGGAAGAGCCAAATGTTTAATTTCCTCTTCTGAAAATGCAGGCTCTTGGTCAGGTTTTTTATTTGAGAAAAGGCGGCTTAATTTCCTTTTGGAATACTGAATCTGAATGGATCCCAATAGCTGTTCCATTTGACTTTCGTCGAATTGAAGTGGATGCTGGTAGGGAGGGGCCGGCAAGGGGTCCTCATTTTTTGGGGTTTGTATAAGATAAACCTTGAAAGAGGGGTCTTCATGGATTTTGGTGGTAATGACTTTTGGCCCGCATGCCAAAAGGGTGACCATCGAAATTCCGATTATAAGGGGCAACCCTAATGAATTTTTTTCCAATTCCCCTCCCTTTTTTATATAATACCCAAATTGATTTTGCATTATTCCTGAGTTGGGTTGGAAATTCAACACTAAACTGAAAAGGACATCAATGGCCGTTGAGCAACTTAAAAAAGTTCTCCTTTTTGTGTGTGCCATTTTTTTTATTGGAGGAGAGGAGGCCAAGGGGCAAACGGTTTCCGATGAAGGACGGGGAATTATGAAGAAAGCCATGGACCGAGTTTATTCCCTGGAGGATCAAACGGCTGATATCATCTTTACCCTGCAGGACGATGGGGGAAAACAGGTAAAAACCGAGCTTTCTTTTTATTGGAAAAATTATAGAGCTGATCCGAAGCTTCAAAGCAAAACCCTTTTAATCACCACATTCCCTCCCACCGAAAAGGGAGAGAGTTTCCTGTTATGGGAAAACAAAAATCCGGATGACTCCGAATTTTGGATGTATTTTCCATCTCTTCGGCAAACCAGAAAAATCCAGCGCCTTTCTCCGGAAGATGGTCTCCGGGAATCTGATCTTTTGTTTGAAGATATGACCCGAATGCAGTTTGATCAAACCCAATTTATAATAATGAAAGAGGGGACCCTGAAGGGGGAACTGTGCTTTATCATTCAAACGACCTTTTCCCATCCTTCACCTTATGGGAAAAAAGTATTTTGGATTTCAAAAAAAAGAGGGTTAATTTTAAAAATCGATTATTTCTCTTCATCCAACCAGTTGTTAAAATCCCAAAACATTCAATGGCAGAAAATAAAAGAAGTTCCGGTTTGGAAAGGTTCTCGGATTAAAAACCAACAAACCAAGCGGACCACCACCATAGAATTAAAAAATATTAAGATCAATTCGGGACTACCCGAACGTATTTTTACCCAAAGAAATTTGGAGCGAGGTTTGACTCGATAAAAACCCTTTCTTTGCATCCTTGGGAAAAAAGTTTATAATAGGGCGTCTATTGATTGGGGCCCTGTTCGGGGTTTGAAATGGATAAAAAATTGAACTTTATCCTGTGTCTCATTTTAATGATGTTTATGGTGTGGGGCTGTGGGGAGAACAGTGTTTTCGATGGGTTGGGGAACAAGGAGACCTCCCAAGCCAAAATGGAGGAAGCTAAAATTGAAATGGATAAGGGAAATTTTTCCGCTGCCATTCAAACGTTGCAGGAACTTTGTGGAACAGACTTGGCGCAACCCACTTGTGATAATGAGACCATTGGTCTTCTTGCCTCGGCTTATTCGGGAAGGGCTGGGGTGAATTTATTTAACTTAATCAATACCGCTGCCCTTACGGCCACCGGAACGACCAACAGTTTTTCGACCTTTTCTACACTTCTTCCAACCCCAACGGAGTCCAATAAAACGGATATGGCTTCCGCGTTAACCCTCCTTTCTGGGGTTTTTCCCCGGACGCCTAATCAGAACCTTCAATTGGCGGTGGTTGCTGCTTCCCACTTGGTGACGGGTATTGGGGTGGATTTAACGAATGGTTTTAACACGAGAACCGGAGCTCCCATTCATGTCCCTTCCTATTGGGAAGTTGAAACCGCTGAAATTAATTTTGGAACCGTTACAGGGGTTTCCAATGATTTGGCGTTAATCGTTATAGGGGTAGAGGGATCGGGATTAACGAATCGTGAAGATCTCACCGATGATATTACCGAGATAGAAAACGATCTCGATGGAGATCAAAATGGAATAGTAACGCCGGGAGAGCTTCAGTTGTATCTTGCAACCCTTTAAAATTTTTGTGATTTAAAACCAGGTGTTTCCTTTCTCAAAAAAAAATATCCGACCCCTTCTTGTTTTTATCTTTTCTTTTTTAGGTGTTTTCCCTATCTATTCTCTTGGGTTTTGTGAAGAATTCCAGGTTCTTTACCAGGGGATCCGGCCCCTGGGAATGGGGGGAGCCTTTATGACTCTTTCCAATGATGAAAATGCCCTTTTTTACAACCCCGCTGGCCTCAATGATGTAAAGGATAAAGGGAAAATTAAAATCCTAAATCCTTTTTTGGCCTTTTCAAAAGACGCCGTTGGGTTTGTTCAGGATCTTAAAGATTTGGAAGGAACCAATACGGCTCAGGTGAGCGATTTACTCAATAAAAATTTAGGGAAACACCATCACCTCAAAACCTCATTATTTCCAAGTTATTATAGGTCTAATTTGGCTTTTGGAATCTTAGGGCAAGGAACAATGGACCTTGAGGTAAGAAATCCGTCTTCTCCCGAGGTAGTGTCCGACGCAAAATTGGATATTGGGGGGCTGGTGGGAGCCGCATGGGGGCTTTGGGATGATCGTCTTCAGATGGGTGTTACGGCAAAAGTGATTCATCGCCAGGGTATCAAAAAAACCTTTTTGCCTTCTGATGTTGTGGCCGATTTTAATCCTTTTGAGGATACCCAGAGGAAAACGGATTTTGCTTTTGATCTGGGAAGTAAATTCAACTTTCCTTTCCCTTTTAATCCTTCTGTTGCCCTGGTTCTTCAAAATATTTCTGATCTGGATTTCGGAGAGCTGGGGGAGATCCCTCAGCAGCTCAACGCAGGAATAGGAATTAATCCCGAATTTTGGATCCTTAGCAGCAGTTTGGTTTTTGAGGTAAATGACCTAACCAAAAATGGGGGTAGAGATAATGATTTATATAAAAGGGTCCATCTAGGTATGGAGGTAAGATTTCCTATGACCATTGCCCTTCGAGCGGGATTGAATCAGGGATATCTCACCGCTGGCGCCACTCTAGATTTTTGGGTTCTCCAGTTTGGATATGCCACCTATGCAGAGGAGCTGGGGACCTATGCGGGGCAACGGGGTAACCGAAGACACGCGGTCCAATTGAGTCTTGTGCTTTAATTTTCTTAACGAGGGCTGACAACCTTTATTTTGACTTTTTAAAACAAATTTCTTTTTTCTCCTCTATTAAAAACCCCTCTTATACCTTTTCATCTGTTGTTTTATTGACACTCCTTAGTTAAATCCAGTAAGATTCAACCATTATTAACCCTTTGGAACCCTTCATGTTGTGGAAACTTTTTGGTTATATTTTTCTTTGGATGGCCTTTTTTTCAATCATGGTTACCCTTTTTCTGATTATCGCTAAAAAAAGCAAGGCCTCGTGGGTCAAAAAGATGGCGGCCCGATTTGGAGGAGAATTTGCTGAGACAGTGGAGGTGCGTCAAGGTTTTTTCCGATTTGGGGTTTTCTTTGGTGCGATTGGAACCCTCATTCTTCTGTTATCCTCCCCAAGCCTGGAACCCGCGGGCGAGTCTCCTTTTAACATTTCCTTTACCGAGGCGGGTCTCGTGCTTGTGATCCTTTGGCAGGGGAAAAACCTTTGGGAAATGGCAAGAGCGGGGAAGGAGAAAAAACCGGTAAAACAAAAGAAAAAAAAGATAGGGAGGAGTTAATGATCCGGTTTTGGGTTGTTTTTTCCCTATTGATCATGGGGTGTACTTTAAAGGAAGTAAAAGAACAGGTTTTATTAACCCCTGAAGAAGAGGAGGCCTACCAATTTAACCGGACCGGAATGATAGATATGTCCATGGCCTTGTTTGAGGAGGCCATTGTGGCGTTTAAAAAAGCATCCCAACTTGCCCAGGATTATCAGATTCGGGACCAATCCCTGATGTATACCCCCACCTTTATGACTGCTTGGTCTTATGAAAAAATTGGAGAGGTTCAAGAGGCCTGTCGTTATTTTAGAGAGTTTCTTCAGAACGCTCCTAAAAAATATATTGAAGACACAAAAGAACAGCATGCCAATGCGTTTTTAACCCAATGCATAAATTAAATATTCAAAAAGGATCTGCCCGAAAAAATAAAAGCCGGCCCGTGTGGGTTGGTTTCCTCCCTTTTGTGGTCTTCCTTTTCCTGTCCCACCCGGGATGGGGCGAAGAAAAAGCAATTGAAGTCATTGATCATTCCTGGAAGACCACGGAGAAATGGGAGCGAATCAACAAAACCCGATATTCATGGGAAGCCACAGTTAAAAGCCATGCCCCTGAGCAGCGACGGGTGTCCGTCTATTATTACCTTTTGGATGAGGGAGGACGGCCTCTGGCGATGAATACCATGATTCAAATCATGAAGCCTGATGAAACGGTCCACGTGGTGGGGGATTCTTATGTTGAAAATGGAAAACTTCCCTTTATTAAAGGAAGCACAGTGAAGGTCAATTCCAGACGGTTTCCTTAACCGGGAAAAACGCCTTTCAAAAAAACTCAGCTCAAATTTATTTCCACAATGGGCTTTGAATGACCAAGATCAGGTTGCATAAAGAAGTTTTCGAAGCCAATGAAGGGTTTTATCAAGCCTTTGAAAGCTTGGATATAAAATTAATGGATCGGGTATGGGCCCAGGATGATCGTGTTCAATGCGTTCATCCCGGATGGGGAGGGTTAACGGGCTGGCCATCGGTTCGTGATAGTTGGGTCAGAATTTTTAATCATACACTTTTTATAAAATTTACCGTATCGGATTTGCACATTTCAGGGGATGAAGGGGTGGCGTGGGTGGTCTGTACGGAGAATATTGAAACCCAAGCAGAAGAACCCTCCCAAAAAAGCCGAATTCTCGCCACCAATATTTTCGAAAAACGGAATGATCTTTGGAAAATGGTCCATCACCATGGATCTCCGGTTTTGACGAATCCTTCCATCTCTTCAACATAGGGAAAAAAAAAGGGTTCGGGTCCATTTTGAAATTTTTCTAATCAGGGGGAGGGTGCCGTTGTGAAAAAAATGATTTCCTCAGGGACTTTGATGGCCCGCTTGGAATTTCTGGAAGAGTGGGGATACTTAACTGCTTCATTGAGTTTTTTGTTGCTGGGAATGATCACTTTTATTTATGGGTGGTATACTTTTTTTATATCCTTTCAATCCGGAATTGTTGAGTCGGCTCTGCATTTGACGAATAATCTTCTTTTTGTGGTAATCCTTTTAGAGCTTTTCCGGACTTTATTGAACTTTTTAAAATCCCACACCGTCAGCTTGGAACCCTTTCTCATTGTAGGGATCATTGCCGGGATCCGAAAATTTTTAACGGGTGGAGCACAGTTGTCTACATTGGAGGAAATTCCGGATGCTATTTTCCATCGCCACCTGTTGGATATGGGAGCCAATGTAACCATTATTGCGGTTTTGGTCCTTGCCTTCTTTTTTTATCGAAAAAGTTTACAGATAAAAGAACCTAAAGGGTGAGGATGACCATCTCCCCGTAAAGTGAGTTTTGGAAGACTCTTTAAAACAAGAAACCAACCTGGGTATTGACCGGGCCCTCGGGATGGCCATCATGGGTATTACCGGGGGAACCATTGGGTTTTACCTGGGAGGCAATTTTCTTATTCTAATGGGTTTCTTTTTGGGGGGTGTTTTAGGTTTTGCGGTTGCAGGATTAGGTGCCCGCCGGTTCTTCATAAGCATTTTAGTCGGGCTGGCGGTGGGTGCTGCGACCAGTTTTATGATTGACCGTGTAGAGGATATCCTAGTCATTCTGGCGGGATCCGGAGCCGCCGCTGGAGGGTTTATTGGAATCAATATTGAGTTATTAAAGCGGAAGGGTAAAAAAAAGACTTTTTTGAATTTATGAAAAAAATTTTTTTATTCCTCTCTCCAATCCAGGGACAGAGGATCTAAACCTAAACAATTTAAGAACGTCGAAACCTAAA is a genomic window containing:
- a CDS encoding CbbQ/NirQ/NorQ/GpvN family protein, coding for MADNHKGQEQNIENFRITHPPYYLPVGDEVILFRTAHESRVPLMLKGPTGCGKTRFVEYMAYQLKLPLITVACHEDLTASDLLGRFLLKGEETIWVDGPLTLAAKHGALCYLDEVVEARKDTTVVIHPLTDARRVLPIEKKGQIIEARDEFMLIISYNPGYQSALKDLKQSTKQRFISLEFNYPPAEPEAEIVMHETQVSKELAKSLVKIGEKIRNLKHYGLEEGVSTRLLIYAGQMIQKGIHPRTACEVAIVQPITDDQEMQRSIREIVSTIL
- the traF gene encoding conjugal transfer protein TraF — encoded protein: MLKIKMGSLIGIFLSLFFLLLGGEGVALDNFLVGPRAMGMAGANVASVSDTTAQYYNPAAFGFFSYKDSNGDQMVSDNNGLNRKDWGLDANAGAGYRLHQDFGSFLDNLSKIDHDGLSTTGIQNQTDLTNLVNLVNDLAGLDDPGNAITVDATGGFGFRVLHFGIGARMFSQATGRVLNLDTTNLGINLTGADLSADINSVTITGNDGLTTLFTPAQQAQLSTAGLDAAAIQQLDFLARQQGVQADQVQGVADILASVSTQSGGTTLQSNTTTAVLQGLALLEIPISYGYALNDHWSFGGSLKLMRGRVYGTQIVVFDKDSGDIIESADDNYEDSFDVGIDLGVMGRYRMVNLGLVARNLNSPSFDGPTVNGTKFDDITVDPQVTAGIAFIPFQTLTLESDFDLTENETSFPGYQTRNLSFGLEWDVFRILALRAGTYKNLAEDDIGWVYTAGVGLNLWLVRFDIAGALTDDKENFDGESIPKEVRVAAQLSVDF
- a CDS encoding SHOCT domain-containing protein, producing MEKNSLGLPLIIGISMVTLLACGPKVITTKIHEDPSFKVYLIQTPKNEDPLPAPPYQHPLQFDESQMEQLLGSIQIQYSKRKLSRLFSNKKPDQEPAFSEEEIKHLALPMARAFGQATPKDKIHFQLDHRVSVFRGGRSTGVLFAKNDRLHFILGNYRYIPGVKRTDIYREINDRIQKPSVGVDNPLNTKDIGNVSLTPSSFQKLHEIEEEKLNGRWLAIDYTQLLQSPSPAQEEKTPKVHLNLTLPSAPKGEPSLEERLRTLKQWREEGLISEEEYSEKKQDLLKEF
- a CDS encoding outer membrane lipoprotein-sorting protein, encoding MAVEQLKKVLLFVCAIFFIGGEEAKGQTVSDEGRGIMKKAMDRVYSLEDQTADIIFTLQDDGGKQVKTELSFYWKNYRADPKLQSKTLLITTFPPTEKGESFLLWENKNPDDSEFWMYFPSLRQTRKIQRLSPEDGLRESDLLFEDMTRMQFDQTQFIIMKEGTLKGELCFIIQTTFSHPSPYGKKVFWISKKRGLILKIDYFSSSNQLLKSQNIQWQKIKEVPVWKGSRIKNQQTKRTTTIELKNIKINSGLPERIFTQRNLERGLTR
- a CDS encoding tetratricopeptide repeat protein encodes the protein MIRFWVVFSLLIMGCTLKEVKEQVLLTPEEEEAYQFNRTGMIDMSMALFEEAIVAFKKASQLAQDYQIRDQSLMYTPTFMTAWSYEKIGEVQEACRYFREFLQNAPKKYIEDTKEQHANAFLTQCIN
- a CDS encoding nuclear transport factor 2 family protein, translated to MTKIRLHKEVFEANEGFYQAFESLDIKLMDRVWAQDDRVQCVHPGWGGLTGWPSVRDSWVRIFNHTLFIKFTVSDLHISGDEGVAWVVCTENIETQAEEPSQKSRILATNIFEKRNDLWKMVHHHGSPVLTNPSISST
- a CDS encoding phosphate-starvation-inducible PsiE family protein, with protein sequence MISSGTLMARLEFLEEWGYLTASLSFLLLGMITFIYGWYTFFISFQSGIVESALHLTNNLLFVVILLELFRTLLNFLKSHTVSLEPFLIVGIIAGIRKFLTGGAQLSTLEEIPDAIFHRHLLDMGANVTIIAVLVLAFFFYRKSLQIKEPKG